The Aminipila terrae nucleotide sequence TATTTAATCAACTGAAGGCTGAGAACTATCTCTTGAATTGCCCGGAGGATGCCTTTACGGAGAAACTTGCCTATTACTTTGGTGAGATCAACATGCTGCACCCTTTCAGAGAAGGAAATGGCAGAGCTCAGAGACTTTTTATACAGTATCTGGCAGGTATTTGTGGCTACGATGTACATTTTACAGGAATATCCCATCAGGAGATGATAGAGGCCAGTTTTTTAGCTGCGGACTGCGATTATACCATGTTAAAAGAATGTCTGGACAAAAACATTCAACCTATGACTATAGAAGAGCAGACTGAATTTATAAGAAATGTATGTGCAAAAGAATTGTGTACGTATGTATTAAACTTAGTGCAGAATAAACAGAACCAACCATAAAATAATTTGACTAAAAAGGCACCTAAGGGTGTCTTAATTTTGTGAAAAACAATCAAATTAAACTTGATAGCAGAGGTAGAAATAAATGAATACGTTTAAAGTAGAATTTTTCAGGCTGTATGACCGGAAAATAGCATCAGGAGAAATAAAATTCAGTGAACTGGGAATATCGAAAGAAGAGTTCACTATGTTATGTACTGACTCAGATTTTATATTTGGTGAAGATAAAGTCTCAGATTTATGTAAAAGAATGAAGCTGACTCAGGAAGAAACTGAAAGATTAAGGGGAAGCTTACAGAGCATTTAATTAATACATTCATCATACGATAGAATAAAGAAGGAGTTTCTCATGAAAAATATTAAAAATAATAATGAAAAAAAGAATCTAAGAAAATATGGATGGCAGGGTGCAGATGAAGTGCAAAAGTCTATGATAGGGGAGTTCTCAGAAGGGTATATGGATTTCCTTAACAGGGCTAAAACAGAACGGGAGTCTGTAAAGGAGATTGTAAGACTGGCGGAAGATGCAGGATTTGCAAATATATCACAAAAGAAAACTCTTGCCCCGGGAGACCGGGTATATGGTATAAATAAAGGAAAATCCGTTTTCCTTGCAGTTATAGGAACTCAAAGCTTACTGGAAGGTTTTCATGCAGTAGGAGCGCATATTGATGCCCCAAGGCTGGATTTAAAACAAAATCCTCTTTATGAAGATGGAGGTATGGCACTTTTTAAAACCCACTATTATGGGGGAATTAAAAAATATCAATGGACTACTACCCCTCTGGCCCTTCATGGTGTCGTAGCAAAGACAGATGGAACCATAGTGGATATAAAAATTGGAGAAGAGGAGGAAGATCCTGTTTTTCTTATTACTGATTTATTGCCTCATCTGTCAGGTAAACAGAATGCAAAGAAGTTCTCAGATGGTATTATAGCAGAGAATCTAAATATTGTAGTGGGATCCATGCCTCTTGAGGACTCGGAAGAAGAACCTGTGAAATCACAGATTCTGGCTATTTTAAAGGATAAATATGACATCGAAGAAGATGATTTCAGAAGTGCAGAAATAGAAGCAGTACCAGCAGTAAAAGCAAGGTCACTGGGATTTGATAAAAGTATGGTTGCCGCTTATGGACAAGATGACAGAGTCTGTGCGTATACAGGGTTGATGGCAATCCTCAATATGAAACAAACCGATAAAACGGCCGTGGGAATTTTTGCTGACAAAGAAGAGATTGGAAGTATGGGCAATACAGGCATGCATTCAAAAAACTTTGAATTATTTATGATGGACTTGCTGGAAAAGACAGGCATTGTACATCCTTATGCTATGCAGAGAATGTTTTCCGCTTCCTGTGCCCTGTCAGCAGATGTAACAGCCGCTTATGATCCGACCTTTTCAGAAGTAATGGAAAAAAATAATGCTTCAATGATGGGGAAAGGGGTAACCATCAAAAAATATACAGGTGCCAGAGGAAAATCGGGAGCATCCGATGCCAATGCTGAATTTGTAGGTTTTATAAGAGGAGTTTTTAAAAACGCCAGTGTTCATTATCAATCTTCTGAAATGGGTAAGGTTGATGAAGGAGGCGGCGGTACAATTGCTTACATACTGGCTGACAGGGGGATGGAAGTTCTGGATTGCGGCGTACCAATTCATTCCATGCATTCACCCTATGAATCGGCGAGTAAGTATGATATTTATATGGCATATCTGGGATATAAGGCGTTTTTAGAAAGTAAATAAATCATTTTAAGTGTATGAACGGAGGAAAACTTTAAGATGGAAGACAGAATTAAAAAAAGAGGCGATAGTGCTGTAAAGAAATTTAATCAATACGGAATAACCGCTCTGCTTTTAACAAAAGAAGCGGATATTCATTATATGACGGGGATTCCGGGAGATGATTGTGCCCTCTTGATTACTGAAAATAAGCGTTATATTATAACAGATTTCCGTTATATTGAGGCAGTTTCTGTTTTAAAACCAGAATTTGAAGTAGTGGTGACCAAACAGGGGTATGAACTGATTGATTTTATCAGAGAAATGAAGCTTGATAATATAGGTGTTCAGGATGAGCATCTTACTTTATGCGCATATAATGAATTCTGCACAGCGTTCCCAAGGGATAAAATTGTACCTGTAACTGGATTAACAGAGTCAATCCGTTTAATTAAAGATGAAGAAGAAATAAGTTTAATTGAGAAAGCAGAAGCTATTGGAGATCAGGCATTTGAGCATATATTAGGATTCTTGAAGCCGGGGGTTTCCGAAAAGAGAGTGGCTCTGGAAATCGAACACGCGATGAAACTCAATGGAGCAGATGGTTTTTCCTTCAGCACCATTTGTGTATCAGGGGTAAACTCTTCCAGGCCTCATGGTATCCCCAGTGATAAACTTCTGGAAGATGGTGACTTTTTAACCATGGACTTTGGATGCATTTATAATGGATATTGCAGCGATATGACAAGAACTGTGGCAATTGGCCATGCAAATGAGGAAATGGTGAAAGTATACAATACGGTTTTAGAAGCCCAGATTTACGCCTGTGAACATCTAAAGGCTGGAATGCATGTAAAAGATGGGGATTATCTTGCAAGAAAGATTATAGAAGATGCAGGATATGGGGAGTATTTTGGACATGGCCTGGGACACGGGGTCGGCCTGGAAATACATGAAGATCCTTTCCTGAGTTTCAGAGGTAATCATGTTTTAGAAGAAAATATGATTGTAACTATTGAACCAGGGATTTACCTTCCAGGAAAGTTTGGTGTGAGAATTGAAGACCTGGCCATTATTACTGCAGATGGGATTGACAATAAAACCCATTCCTCAAAGGAATTAATCATTATTAAATAAATCATTAACTGAATAAAAAGAAGGGTGAGGATATATAAGAATATTTTCACCTTTTATTTTTTATAAAATGAAATTTATGAAAAAAATTCTCGCATGTGACTATTATAAACAGATTAGCATATGTATAAGTGATTGAAAAAATTATAAGAATGAAAAACGGAGGGGAGGGTGATGAATCTTTGAGCCATAATAAATCAACAAAGTGGTGGATTTTCGCCATTACAAGTATGGCCAACCTGAGTGCTACTTTTGCCATGAACAGTGTGAATCTGGCACTTCCCATCATAGCAAAGGAATTTGGAGTTTCTCAGGGAGATGTCAGCTGGCTGACACTGATATATTCGCTGATTCCCTGCTGCATGCTTCTTATATGTGGCAAAATGGGGATTTGTACGGATATAAAAGACAATATATGGTTGGATTTGGTTTTTTCGCAATATCATCCTTTCTGGCTCCAGTTATTTCAAAAACACTTTTTGTCTTGTTCTTTTTCAGAGCATTACAGGGTCTTGGTTATAGCATCTTAATTTCCATAACTCAGGCAACAATTTCTAAAACTTTTGATGACAGGGAAAGGGGAAAGGCTCTTGGAATCAATTCAATTTTTGTATCAGTAGGGTTTGCGTCAGGTCCTACCATAGGTGGATTTTTATTATTACATTTTACATGGCATGCTGTTTTTTATTTTTCGATTCCTTTTTGTATAGCAGGCTTTATGGCAACTCTTCTGATTATGCCAGAAGATGTGCTTATTAATGACAAAGAGGATAAGCTAAAATTAGACTGGCCGGGGGGATTTTCTTTGCAATTTCTGTTGGTGCTCTGGCAGTAGGAATGAATTTCAGCGATGACTGGGGAATAAAATCCTGTTCTTTTACTTTATGCGTTGTCGTATTTGTTTTGATGATGGGGGTATTTATCTTTTGGGAAAAATCTGCAGCCGCACCTCTTATGCCATTAAAATTATTTCACAACCGGACCTTTTCACTGGCAAATGCTACTTGTGCATTGTCTTATATGACGCAACAGCTGACTGCATATCTTTTTCCTTTTTTTCTGATAAATATTTTGCTTATGGATACGGATAAGGCGGGACTGGTGTTGTTAGCTTCACCTATAGCTATGATGATTGCTTCACCTTTTGGGGGAGACTTCTCAGATAAATACGGAACAAAGAAACCAGCTGTGACCGGGCTGGTATTGATTGCATTAAATTGCATCCTGGTTGGATTTTTCAAAGAAAATATGAATATTCTACTGATTTTACTGGTGCTAATCATGGTAGGGGCGGGGAATGGATTCAGCGTATCAGCTATTAATTCTGCAATACTTGGTTCCGCACCAAAAGAATATTCCGGAGTGGCTTCCGGAATGCTGGCAACCATGAGAAATATAGGAAATACATTTGGAACAGCAGTTGGCAGTGCAATGCTGATTACCAGACAGGCTCATTATGCATCGCAATCAGAATTGAGCAAAAGTGTAATCTATTTATATGCACAAAGAGATACTTTTTTAGCAGGGCTGGGGATAACCCTGTTTGCCATAGTACTTGTCATGAAAATCCCCGAAAATAAACAGTAAATATACTTTTATATTTTTTACTGGGCTATTCTTACAGCACCACAGTAATTCAGGTTACTGGAAGAAAAGCTGCTGATTTTAACATGGTCTCCAGTCTGAGGAGAGTGGATAAACTTTCCGCCTCCAACATAAATTCCTACATGGCTGATGTTGGAGGAATTTGAGAAAAATATCAGGTCTCCTGGCTGAAGCTGTGATTTGTTCACTGTAGTACCGCAGCTATACTGGCTGGCAGAAGAATGGGGCAGAGATGCTCCGAAATTCTCATAGACGTACCGGGTAAAACCAGAACAGTCGAATCCTTCTGGGGTTGAACCCCCGTGACTGTAAGGAACACCAATAAACTTTTCAGCATAGGCAACAATCTGGCTGCCAGAAGCGCTTATAGAAAGAGATCTTTTCTGACCTCTGGTGGCAACATACACAGGCTCTGATTTAGTACCTTTTAACGCAATCTGAGTCTGAGGTTCAGCTGTTGTAATGGATTTAATTATTTTTGTTGCAGTAATCGTTCCATTTTCTTTTGTAATTTCTGAAGTGACATTTTGGAACCATATACACCAGCAGTTTTTATTTTAATTTCACCCTTATAGAGGGAACCTGATTCTTCATAGACTGTGTTAAAATCGATTTTTTCTGTTGAAGAGACTAATTCCCGGGTCTGAACGGTAACATAGGGTTTAAGGGCATATAAATTAAGCTGCTGCCCAATTTTTATCTGATTTGGATCAAAACCTGGATTGGCTTTTTCCAGTTCATCTACTGTAGTACCATTTTCAGAGGCAATGCCCCATATGGTATCTCCGTCCTTTACGGTATAAGATTCAGGCTTCTTTTCACCGGAAAGAAGTACAAGTACGGCTTTATCAGGCTTTACAAGATCAGATACATGTATAGCTGCCTGAGTAATCATAACCTTTTCTTTAAAATTGGAAGCAATTACATTGCTGTCTTTAGTCAGAAAGTGATTTTTTACATTGGCTAGAACAGTTTGGGCCTCTTTTTTAGATGTTACTGCAGCAACTGTTTTGCCACTGATATTAATAGCCCATCCCTTTAATGTGCATATATCTGAAGCAAGGATTTTTTTCTCTAACTTTTTAACGGTTAGAGGTGTTACTGCTTTTTTATCCAAATCAGTTGGTTCACAACTAATTTTATCCGTATTAACTGAAATCTGGGCATTTTTATTTTTATAATCTTTTTTTATCTGTTTTAGGGTGTCATTGATGACAGATTTGTCTGTTATATATCCAGATTTTTTACCAGCGATTAATACTTGATATACATCAGGAGTGGATAGTGTGATTAGAATAGTACTTAGAATAGTACATAGAATTATGCCTGATAAAATAGAAATTTTAGTACGTTTATTTAATTGGGTGATTTTATTATTTATAAGAAATTTATGCTCATTTAAAAATTGTTTTATATTCATTCTGAACCTCATTTATTTAATAGATTGTATTATAATACTATATTGTTGCTTACGAATCAATATAATATCATGAAAAATTCTGAAAAATGCAAAGAGATTATTCACATAAACGTTGAAAATCAAATGAATTACAAGGAAAAAATAAATTTTAAGAGGATAGATCTTTGATAAAGAATAATGATTAATTTGCTGTATGTACAAAGAAAAAATTTACTATTTTTGAGTTTTGACAAATGAGGAATAATCTTTTAAACTGTATAAGTCATGGAATAACGCATAAAAAGAAAAGGAAAAATGGGATGACAAGAAATAGAAAAATTATTGTGTTTTTAGTGTTTGTATTTGCATTATTTATCGCCAGAGAAATCGTTTATAATATTTCTTATCCGATGCTGTATAAGGATTATGTAATGAAGTATTCTAGAGAATATAATATTGATCCGTACTTTTTGATGGCTGTGATTAAAACAGAAAGCAAATTTGATAAGGATGCCACGTCGCATAAAGGGGCGATTGGTCTCATGCAGCTGACAGGTTCAACTGCTGAGTGGATAGCCGAATCTATGAGTGTGGAAGGATTTAACAGAACTGATTTATATAATCCAGAATTAAACATCAAAATGGGATCCTGGTATATTGATAATATCAGAAAAGAATTTGGGTCTACAGAACTGATTTTGGCTGCTTACAATGCAGGCAGAGGTAATGTAAACAAATGGATCAGTAATTCATTGATATCTGAAGATGGAGAAGATATTGATAACATCCCCTATAGTGAAACAGTCAAATACATAAAAAAGGTTAAATTGAACGAGAAAATATATAGGATTCTATATAGAATAAATTAAGAGATTATATGTATTTTTTAAAAGCTGTCTGATAAAATAGATAGCTTTTTTATTTTTATGATATTGATAAATAGTGAAAAAAATGGTAAAGTCAGATTGCAGTTAGCTTATACTAATTCTTCATTTTGATTGTATGAATAAATCATGATAAAAAGAAAGAGAGATTGATGATGATAAATACATTATTATGGGCGACAGGGGGAACGGCATTTACTTTTTCAATGACAACACTTGGCGCGGCCATGGTTTTTTTATTCAGAAATAATATGAACAGAAAGGTTCAGAAAATATTTCTGGGATTTGCAGCTGGGGTTATGATTGCCGCTTCTGTGTGGAGCCTGCTGATTCCGGCAATTGAAGAAGCAGAAGCCAATGGTCAGGTGGGATGGATTCCTGCAGCAGGAGGATTTATTCTTGGCATATTTTTTTTATATGGGCTGGATAAATGGATTCCCCATATGCATCCAGGTACCAATGTAACAGAAGGAATTTCTTTATCAATGAAAAGGACTTCCTTATTGGTACTGGCTGTTACCCTGCATAATATACCAGAAGGTATGGCTGTTGGACTCTCTTTTGCTCTGGCAGCACAGCATGGCTCTGGTGATTATCTGCCGGCTATGATGCTGGCTTTAGGAATTGGCATACAGAATTTCCCCGAAGGAGCTGCCATATCTCTTCCTTTACGTCAGGAAGGTGTAAGCGTAAAAAAGTCATTTGTCATGGGTAGTCTGTCTGGCATAGTGGAACCGATTTTTGGAATATTATCTGTACTGGTTGCCTGGCTGATTTTACCTTATATGCCGTGGCTTTTATCTTTTGCTGCTGGCGCCATGATGTATGTAGTGGTAGAAGAATTAATTCCAGAAGCTCATCTGGGGGAACATTCAAATGTTGGAACCATGGGCGTAATGTCCGGATTCCTTCTTATGATGATTCTGGATGTAGCTTTAGGATGAAATTTATATTAATTAAATAAGAAAACAGAAAAAGAGACAGGCTCGGGGTTATTCTGCCACCAGCCTGTCTCTGCTGTTTTTTGAAAAGCCATATGGTTATTGACAACCGATTACAGTTAGCATATACTAACTGATGAAATGTAGAAATTGAAACAAGAAGAAGGTAATAAAAATGAGTAATGAAATGAAATCACTTTTTTACGGAATTGTATCCTTTACAGCAATAATCTTAATTTTGTATGTATTGACCATTATAAAAACTACCTTAAAAAAATATATCCGGAATCATTATATCAGGAGGTGATTTTGATGCAGCCCACATCACTGGAAAAGTCATTATATGGAGATGATGTAAAAATCCTAAGCCGCAGGGATGACATGGCGGTCTATCTGGTGACAGACAAAACTGGAAGTGCTAAAATGACCAGCTATCAGGTATTTGAAGGAATCGACATCATATACAATGATGTACATATGCAAAAAGTTCACATTGATATAAAACCTTCCCAGGAAATGTTTGAGATTAATCACTGCAATGAGGGGCGGATTGAATGTGAGTTCCATAATGGAGATTATTTATATATGGCTGAAGGAGATTTTTCTGTAAACCGGAAAGACGGATACTGTCATAAGTCTTATTTTCCCTTATCCCACTATCATGGGGTTTCCATTGCCATCACACCTAAAACAGCTCAAAAAGAAATTGATTGTCAATTTGGTGAAAATAAAATTAACATAGAAAAAATCTGCAATAGTTTATGCGGCAGGAAAGGTTTTTTTCTTGCACGACAAAGAGAACGAATCAAACATATTTTTTTTGAACTGTATTGTGTTCCAGAGCAAATTAAAAAGGATATTTTCAAATTAAAAGTACTAGAAATAATATTGATTTTAAGCACGTTAGAAGGGGAATATCCTGAACAGAAAACTTATTTTCCTAGAATGCAAGTTGAAAAGATTAAATCAATACACAAACAGATTACGGAGCACTTAGATAAAAAATATACATTGGAACAGCTTGCAAAAGAACATGACATTGCATTAACTTCAATGAAGAACTGTTTTAAAGGCGTATTTGGAAGTGGTATCTATGCTTATGTAAAAAAGTATCGAATGCATGCGGCTGCACAAATGCTGCTGGAAACAGATCATAACGTTTTAGAAATTGCCAACTGTGTAGGATATGAAAATGGCAGTAAATTTGCTGCAGCGTTTAAAGACATAATCGGAGTCAGTCCTAGTGTGTTCAGAGAAAGTAAAAACGGATATTATATTTGAGGAGCCATTTTTTTAAGGGGTTATATTAATTGTCTGAATGGATTAGCAAATGCTGATTTGGAGTAGATAACAGATCTAAATGGAATTAAAATAAACAGGAAATAAAAAAATAAGCACCTATGAGAGGTGCTTTTAAAAACATAATGGGTTAGCGATAGCTAACGTGCGGAGGTGTCATAATTTGAAAGAAAAGAAAAAAAGAATCCTTGATTTTGCGGGGAAGTATAAATACCTGACTTATCTTGGATGTATACTATCGGGTATCAGTTCTATACTGGTTCTGGTACCGTTTATCTGTATATGGAAAATAGCATATGAAATACTAAAGGTATTGCCTGATGTAACCGGGGCATCCAATCTTACTTATTACGGGTGGGTTGCAGTTATTTTTTCACTGGCCGGGATTTTTATTTATTGTGCAGCTCTGATGTGCACTCATATCGCAGCATTCCGAACAGCCAGAAATATGAGAAGTCAGGCATTGCATCATATGTTAAAGCTTCCTATGGGATATTTTGACTTAAACGGAACCGGAAAATTGAGACGTATTATTGATGAAAGTTCAGGACAGACAGAAACATTCCTTGCGCATATCCTTCCAGATCTGGCAGGAGCCTTAGTAACTCCTGTGGCAATGCTAGTGATGCTTCTGGCTTTTGACTGGAGGATGGGGATAATCAGTCTGATTCCAATTGTAATCAGTGTAATTCTTATGCGGCAAATGATGGGCAATAATATGGCTAATGCTATGAAGGAGTACCAGAATGCTCTTGAAGATATGAATAATGAAGCAGTTGAATATGTTAGAGGAATACCAGTAGTTAAAACTTTTGGACAGACTGTTTTTTCATTTAAAAATTTTTATGAAGCAATCATACGATATAAAAGATGGGCAGTTAATTATACTATCAGTCTGCGTGTCCCAATGTGCAACTTTACGATTGCAGTAAATTGTGTTTTTGCTCTGTTAATACCTGCAGGAGTTTTATTAATAGGGTCTACAGTTAATCCAGAAAAGTTTTTGTCAGATTTTATTTTTTACTGTATCTTTACTCCAATTCTTACTGTTGTAATGAATAAAGTAATGTTTTCCAGTGAGAATCTTATGCTTGCTAAAGATGCTGCTAACAGAATCAACAGTATACTGGAGGAAGAAATTCAGGAGCAGCCAGCAGATGGTGATATAAAACTGCCAGCAGGCTCAGATATAGAGTTTCACGATGTAACATTTTCATACCCAGGGGCAGAGCGTGCTGCAGTTGAGCATTTATCCTTTTGTATAAAAGAAGGAACTACAGTAGCCCTGGTGGGCCCTTCTGGAGGTGGAAAAACTACAGTAGCGTCACTTATTCCGCGGTTTTTTGATGCTGACCTGGGTGAAATTACTATAGGAGGCGTTGATGTCAAGAGAATTCCAATAAAAGAACTGATGAATAAAGTGTCATTTGTATTTCAAAATACAAATTTATTTAAAATCAGTTTATTTGAAAATATAAAATTTTCAAAGCAAAATGCAACAAAAAAGCAGATATTAAGTGCTGCAACAGCTGCTCAGTGTGATGAAATATTTAACAAAATGCCAGAAGGGATAAATACCATTGTAGGAAGCAAGGGGACTTATCTGTCCGGAGGAGAAGCACAGCGTATTGCTCTGGCAAGGGCAATTTTAAAAGATTCTCCCATTGTTTTACTAGATGAGGCCACAGCATTTGCTGATCCGGAAAATGAGTATAAAATTCAGCAGGCATTTGAAGTACTTACCAAAAATAAAACCGTATTGATTATTGCTCACAGGCTTTCTACTGTAAGGCATGCGGATCAGATTCTGGTTATTGAGAACGGTCATATAAAAGAAAAAGGAAACCATGAACAATTATTGAGTCAGGAAGGACTATATTACAGAATGTGGGAAGAGTATCAGACATCTATAGAATGGAAAGTAAAAGAGGGGACGGTGAATGCATTATGATTCAATTTTTGAGAAATAAATTTGCATTAAGTGAAAAAGGAGCAAAAGATTTGCTGAAAGCAATCTTTGCATGCACCTTAACAGATTTGAGTTTTATGTTTCCTGTAGGACTTTTATATATGGTGGTAAAAGCCTTAAGTATCTCTTATACAGGGGGAATAGATAAAGTCCTGCCGGTTTATGTGTATATTGCTATATCTGTTTTACTTCTGGGCATAATCTGGATTTGTGAGCGGAGACAATATAACGCTACTTTTCTGGCTTCTTATGAAGAAAGTGCAGAACAGAGAATTTCCATAGCTGAAAAATTACGAAAAATTCCCCTTTCTTTTTTCGGAAAGAAGGACT carries:
- a CDS encoding Fic/DOC family protein produces the protein MEEIYDYSFQDDNQYCYAGTNVLRNRFDIKDLEELHQAERELTAFSIAYLELDPISGNLDLKHLQKIHHGIFEDIYDWAGKFRRVNISKGTLFCLYENIEEFGNQIFNQLKAENYLLNCPEDAFTEKLAYYFGEINMLHPFREGNGRAQRLFIQYLAGICGYDVHFTGISHQEMIEASFLAADCDYTMLKECLDKNIQPMTIEEQTEFIRNVCAKELCTYVLNLVQNKQNQP
- a CDS encoding aminopeptidase, encoding MKNIKNNNEKKNLRKYGWQGADEVQKSMIGEFSEGYMDFLNRAKTERESVKEIVRLAEDAGFANISQKKTLAPGDRVYGINKGKSVFLAVIGTQSLLEGFHAVGAHIDAPRLDLKQNPLYEDGGMALFKTHYYGGIKKYQWTTTPLALHGVVAKTDGTIVDIKIGEEEEDPVFLITDLLPHLSGKQNAKKFSDGIIAENLNIVVGSMPLEDSEEEPVKSQILAILKDKYDIEEDDFRSAEIEAVPAVKARSLGFDKSMVAAYGQDDRVCAYTGLMAILNMKQTDKTAVGIFADKEEIGSMGNTGMHSKNFELFMMDLLEKTGIVHPYAMQRMFSASCALSADVTAAYDPTFSEVMEKNNASMMGKGVTIKKYTGARGKSGASDANAEFVGFIRGVFKNASVHYQSSEMGKVDEGGGGTIAYILADRGMEVLDCGVPIHSMHSPYESASKYDIYMAYLGYKAFLESK
- a CDS encoding M24 family metallopeptidase gives rise to the protein MEDRIKKRGDSAVKKFNQYGITALLLTKEADIHYMTGIPGDDCALLITENKRYIITDFRYIEAVSVLKPEFEVVVTKQGYELIDFIREMKLDNIGVQDEHLTLCAYNEFCTAFPRDKIVPVTGLTESIRLIKDEEEISLIEKAEAIGDQAFEHILGFLKPGVSEKRVALEIEHAMKLNGADGFSFSTICVSGVNSSRPHGIPSDKLLEDGDFLTMDFGCIYNGYCSDMTRTVAIGHANEEMVKVYNTVLEAQIYACEHLKAGMHVKDGDYLARKIIEDAGYGEYFGHGLGHGVGLEIHEDPFLSFRGNHVLEENMIVTIEPGIYLPGKFGVRIEDLAIITADGIDNKTHSSKELIIIK
- a CDS encoding MFS transporter; its protein translation is MVGFGFFAISSFLAPVISKTLFVLFFFRALQGLGYSILISITQATISKTFDDRERGKALGINSIFVSVGFASGPTIGGFLLLHFTWHAVFYFSIPFCIAGFMATLLIMPEDVLINDKEDKLKLDWPGGFSLQFLLVLWQ
- a CDS encoding MFS transporter, which produces MNFSDDWGIKSCSFTLCVVVFVLMMGVFIFWEKSAAAPLMPLKLFHNRTFSLANATCALSYMTQQLTAYLFPFFLINILLMDTDKAGLVLLASPIAMMIASPFGGDFSDKYGTKKPAVTGLVLIALNCILVGFFKENMNILLILLVLIMVGAGNGFSVSAINSAILGSAPKEYSGVASGMLATMRNIGNTFGTAVGSAMLITRQAHYASQSELSKSVIYLYAQRDTFLAGLGITLFAIVLVMKIPENKQ
- a CDS encoding C40 family peptidase; its protein translation is MYVATRGQKRSLSISASGSQIVAYAEKFIGVPYSHGGSTPEGFDCSGFTRYVYENFGASLPHSSASQYSCGTTVNKSQLQPGDLIFFSNSSNISHVGIYVGGGKFIHSPQTGDHVKISSFSSSNLNYCGAVRIAQ
- a CDS encoding lytic transglycosylase domain-containing protein gives rise to the protein MTRNRKIIVFLVFVFALFIAREIVYNISYPMLYKDYVMKYSREYNIDPYFLMAVIKTESKFDKDATSHKGAIGLMQLTGSTAEWIAESMSVEGFNRTDLYNPELNIKMGSWYIDNIRKEFGSTELILAAYNAGRGNVNKWISNSLISEDGEDIDNIPYSETVKYIKKVKLNEKIYRILYRIN
- a CDS encoding ZIP family metal transporter, producing the protein MTTLGAAMVFLFRNNMNRKVQKIFLGFAAGVMIAASVWSLLIPAIEEAEANGQVGWIPAAGGFILGIFFLYGLDKWIPHMHPGTNVTEGISLSMKRTSLLVLAVTLHNIPEGMAVGLSFALAAQHGSGDYLPAMMLALGIGIQNFPEGAAISLPLRQEGVSVKKSFVMGSLSGIVEPIFGILSVLVAWLILPYMPWLLSFAAGAMMYVVVEELIPEAHLGEHSNVGTMGVMSGFLLMMILDVALG
- a CDS encoding helix-turn-helix domain-containing protein, whose amino-acid sequence is MQPTSLEKSLYGDDVKILSRRDDMAVYLVTDKTGSAKMTSYQVFEGIDIIYNDVHMQKVHIDIKPSQEMFEINHCNEGRIECEFHNGDYLYMAEGDFSVNRKDGYCHKSYFPLSHYHGVSIAITPKTAQKEIDCQFGENKINIEKICNSLCGRKGFFLARQRERIKHIFFELYCVPEQIKKDIFKLKVLEIILILSTLEGEYPEQKTYFPRMQVEKIKSIHKQITEHLDKKYTLEQLAKEHDIALTSMKNCFKGVFGSGIYAYVKKYRMHAAAQMLLETDHNVLEIANCVGYENGSKFAAAFKDIIGVSPSVFRESKNGYYI
- a CDS encoding ABC transporter ATP-binding protein, with amino-acid sequence MKEKKKRILDFAGKYKYLTYLGCILSGISSILVLVPFICIWKIAYEILKVLPDVTGASNLTYYGWVAVIFSLAGIFIYCAALMCTHIAAFRTARNMRSQALHHMLKLPMGYFDLNGTGKLRRIIDESSGQTETFLAHILPDLAGALVTPVAMLVMLLAFDWRMGIISLIPIVISVILMRQMMGNNMANAMKEYQNALEDMNNEAVEYVRGIPVVKTFGQTVFSFKNFYEAIIRYKRWAVNYTISLRVPMCNFTIAVNCVFALLIPAGVLLIGSTVNPEKFLSDFIFYCIFTPILTVVMNKVMFSSENLMLAKDAANRINSILEEEIQEQPADGDIKLPAGSDIEFHDVTFSYPGAERAAVEHLSFCIKEGTTVALVGPSGGGKTTVASLIPRFFDADLGEITIGGVDVKRIPIKELMNKVSFVFQNTNLFKISLFENIKFSKQNATKKQILSAATAAQCDEIFNKMPEGINTIVGSKGTYLSGGEAQRIALARAILKDSPIVLLDEATAFADPENEYKIQQAFEVLTKNKTVLIIAHRLSTVRHADQILVIENGHIKEKGNHEQLLSQEGLYYRMWEEYQTSIEWKVKEGTVNAL